The following proteins come from a genomic window of Oncorhynchus masou masou isolate Uvic2021 chromosome 25, UVic_Omas_1.1, whole genome shotgun sequence:
- the LOC135513489 gene encoding cytosolic phospholipase A2-like, with product MSSSSLLWCLLVVCVLTVVQIYAAEEPMVLKVFNLHATDLHSSLLGTPDAYVEVFRAYGFLGRTEVKNNNHDPSWKEEFSYLNARENNILRLEVYDSDIFFDDLLGTCERSIKIGTWQHQCFLKTGGILNYSYTLEPLQ from the exons atgtcctcctcctctctcctgtggtgcCTGCTGGTGGTGTGTGTTCTGACTGTGGTCCAGATCTATGCAGCAGAGGAACCTATGGTCCTCAAGGTGTTCAACCTCCATGCCACTGACCTGCACAGCAGCCTGCTAGGGACCCCTGATGCCTACGTCGAG GTGTTCAGAGCTTACGGCTTTCTCGGGAGGACAGAGGTGAAGAACAACAACCACGACCCCAGCTGGAAGGAGGAGTTCAGCTACCTCAACGCCCGTGAGAACAACATCTTGAGGTTGGAGGTGTACGACAGCGACATTTTCTTCGACGACCTGCTGGGGACCTGCGAGCGCTCCATCAAGATCGGAACTTGGCAACATCAATGTTTCCTGAAGACAGGCGGGATCCTGAACTACTCCTACACCCTTGAgcctctacagtag